One genomic segment of Helianthus annuus cultivar XRQ/B chromosome 14, HanXRQr2.0-SUNRISE, whole genome shotgun sequence includes these proteins:
- the LOC110890672 gene encoding choline/ethanolaminephosphotransferase 1: MGYIGAHGINALHKYKYSGVDHSYVSKYVLQPFWTRFVTLFPLWMPPNMITLTGFMFLLVSAVLGYIYSPHLDSPPPRWVHFAHGLLLFLYQTFDAVDGKQARRTSSSSPLGELFDHGCDALACALEALAFGSTAMCGRNTFWFWVISAVPFYGATWEHYFTNTLILPAVNGPTEGLMLIYMAHFFTSIVGAEWWAQAFGKSFPLLSWVPFINGIPTSEVVLLFMVLFAVIPTVSFNVQNVYKVVQSRKGSMLNALAMLVPFCVLLAVIILWDFMSPSDLIGNYPHMVVMGTGLAFGFLVGRMVLAHLCDEPKGLKTGMSTSLFYLPLAIANTLTARLNDGVPLIDEKWVLLGFCIYTAVLYLHFATSVIHEITTALGIYCFRIAKKKA, encoded by the exons ATGGGGTATATAGGTGCTCATGGTATTAATGCACTACATAAATACAAGTACAGTGGAGTTGATCACTCTTATGTTTCAAAATATGTCTTACAACCTTTTTGGACTCGATTTGTTACTCTCTTCCCTCTTTGGATGCC GCCTAATATG ATTACTCTTACGGGATTCATGTTCTTGCTGGTCTCTGCAGTGCTTGGCTAT ATATATTCACCTCATTTGGATTCTCCACCACCAAGATGGGTTCATTTCGCTCATGGACTACTTCTTTTCTTGTACCAG ACCTTTGACGCCGTTGACGGAAAACAAGCAAGAAGAACAAGCTCTTCTAGTCCATTAGGAGAACTTTTTGATCACG GATGTGATGCTCTTGCATGTGCG TTGGAGGCCTTGGCTTTCGGGAGCACTGCTATGTGTGGAAGAAATACATTTTGGTTCTGGGTAATTTCGGCTGTTCCATTTTATGGTGCAACTTGGGAACA CTATTTCACCAACACCTTAATTCTTCCAGCTGTAAATGGACCAACAGAGGGTCTCATGCTGATATATATGGCACACTTCTTTACATCTATAGTTG GTGCGGAGTGGTGGGCCCAGGCTTTTGGGAAATCTTTTCCCCTTCTGAGTTGGGTTCCGTTTATAAATG GAATCCCTACTTCTGAAGTTGTTTTGTTGTTTATGGTGTTATTTGCTGTTATACCTACTGTCTCATTCAA CGTACAGAACGTTTATAAGGTTGTACAATCGAGAAAAGGAAGCATGCTAAATGCATTGGCTATG CTTGTCCCATTTTGTGTGCTACTGGCCGTAATTATTCTCTG GGATTTTATGTCTCCATCTGATTTAATTGGAAACTACCCACACATGGTTGTGATGGGAACTGGACTCGCATTTGGATTTCTCGTG GGACGGATGGTATTGGCTCACTTGTGTGATGAACCCAAGGGATTGAAAACCGGAATGTCCACC TCGTTGTTTTATCTTCCGCTTGCAATTGCAAATACGCTTACCGCCCGGTTAAATGATGG AGTTCCGTTAATTGATGAGAAATGGGTGCTTCTCGGTTTCTGTATATACACAG CTGTACTGTATCTGCATTTTGCCACATCAGTCATTCATGAAATAACAACAGCTCTTGGAATCTACTGTTTTAG AATCGCAAAGAAAAAGGCCTGA
- the LOC110890671 gene encoding uncharacterized protein LOC110890671 has translation MAANARFESASASSSEPSFSGPYSNGKRGNAGPNLDRSGSFREGAETRMFGSGFAVTRSGSSASTAAGSLPPLSQCLSLEPIQMGERKSDRSVELKRVMGIIAGSTSEDSSSGAAVSSHSKPSSPLAVAAEDLKRLRSSVVDTCNTARGRASKLDERLHKLDKYCDGVNTKKTQRSEMLTNDQAGSLNSKIGTQTYRNPAELVNQRVEDRPKNVLLNKRVRTSVAETRSELRSNGLRKQPVVMAKDRDSVKDNVEESDILEEKVQRLPVGGEGWDKKMKRKRSVGAGCSRPIDNNGDPKRAIQNKADSEPVSQPNDTHPYRLGASNGTGNAHKPDNKSEGSSLSNGSRVRLSPRNELEGPIGGSNKERILTKGNNKLNTRDDNYIPSGNLVTKGKATRGNRNGAMVSASSTPSTPRLSGTPESWENVTVTGGSKNPSNAGAVNRKRAMPTGPSSPNMAQWVGQRPQKMSRTRRSNLVSPVSNQEEKPLSSDSCSHSDVSARIASDATNGPVVSKPLKPKLEPVQSPYRLSESEESVVGQTQTVGPSLAIGMKAKSVTVINEESGDGVKRQGRSGRGPLIARASGDKLDNTPIVKPIRTNKPGSEKNGSKSGRPLKKLSDRKGFSRLGHLQNGGSDCTGKSDDDREELLAAANYARNASYLACSSAFWKKIEPIFAPVSSKDKTYLSTQLKEPDIQENFPQFHGRANNVAMNVTHEISVYDTNGSGERNMHVKHQGSESFSGRLDSDKTPKEFIPLFQRVLSALIIDESVNEFEEEENTENIPVQDTFNDSAYDNTFHHDDFGEPRKKARREVEQDTVFQSVHSVKLSFSSNGCTTANTFRSPIVNDSPCDDVAMVGISNNLVNRPQVIHMEGFGIPSFDNHNEQMRLDDKLLLELHSIGLYPELVPKLDDKEDEAIKQEINQLKTRLRQQNYKKKAYLEKICRSFGSSSVGRDLEQLAMDRLVELAYRKLLATRGPSRGAIAKIPKHVALAFGRRTLSRCRKFLKSGVSCFNMAPLRDILFAPPDIELEPPTKYIGFQNPHPDSRISSDEAFAINGPISNRGKKKELLLDDVSTGFGGATGKRAYQGERKMKATGGQIPNQSTRSLHPVQPSLIRESRLERSSVTQESNGGTQDIDPLLDPIDELGVGGPQDLSSLLNFDDEELQDHFSAGLEIPMDDLTELNMF, from the exons ATGGCTGCCAATGCTAGATTTGAATCGGCTTCAGCTAGTTCTTCTGAGCCATCTTTTTCTGGACCTTATTCGAACGGAAAAAGGGGGAATGCGGGGCCCAATTTGGATAGGTCTGGAAGCTTCCGAGAGGGTGCAGAGACTCGAATGTTTGGTTCAGGGTTTGCAGTAACACGAAGTGGAAGTAGCGCATCAACGGCAGCAGGGAGTTTACCACCTTTGTCTCAGTGTTTGTCTCTTGAGCCAATACAGATGGGTGAGCGTAAAAGTGATCGCTCAGTTGAGTTAAAAAGAGTTATGGGTATTATTGCTGGAAGCACAAGTGAAGATAGTTCTTCTGGGGCTGCTGTTTCTTCTCATTCGAAACCTTCATCTCCGTTGGCTGTTGCAGCGGAGGATTTGAAGCGTTTGCGATCAAGTGTTGTGGATACATGCAACACAGCTAG GGGAAGGGCAAGCAAATTGGATGAACGCTTGCATAAGCTGGATAAATACTGTGACGGTGTAAACACAAAGAAAACACAGAGAAGTGAAATGCTGACTAATGATCAAGCAGGTTCTTTAAACTCGAAGATTGGAACTCAAACTTACAGAAACCCCGCAGAGCTAGTCAATCAAAGAGTAGAAGATCGCCCTAAGAATGTTCTTTTGAACAAGCGTGTACGCACTTCAGTTGCAGAAACAAGG TCGGAATTACGGAGCAATGGTCTAAGAAAGCAGCCTGTGGTAATGGCTAAAGATCGAGATTCAGTCAAGGATAACGTTGAAGAATCTGATATTTTAGAAGAAAAGGTTCAGAGGTTGCCCGTAGGCGGGGAAGGATGGGATAAAAAGATGAAACGAAAACGTTCAGTAGGAGCAGGTTGTTCAAGGCCTATCGATAACAACGGAGACCCAAAAAGAGCCATTCAAAACAAGGCTGATAGCGAACCTGTTTCGCAACCAAACGACACCCACCCTTACAG ATTAGGAGCTTCTAATGGTACCGGCAATGCTCACAAACCGGATAACAAGTCCGAAGGGTCATCTTTATCTAATGGTTCTCGTGTTCGTTTGTCTCCCAGAAATGAACTTGAGGGGCCCATCGGTGGATCGAATAAGGAAAGGATTCTCACAAAAGGAAACAATAA GTTAAATACCCGTGATGATAATTATATTCCGAgtggtaatttagtgacaaaagGGAAGGCTACGAGGGGTAATCGTAACGGTGCCATGGTGTCAGCCAGCTCAACACCAAGTACACCTCGTTTATCTGGAACTCCAGAAAGCTGGGAGAACGTGACAGTGACAGGTGGCAGCAAAAACCCGTCAAACGCTGGAGCTGTAAATCGGAAACGGGCTATGCCCACGGGTCCGTCTTCTCCCAATATGGCTCAGTGGGTTGGTCAGAGACCACAAAAAATGTCTCGAACCAGGAGATCAAATCTGGTGTCACCCGTCTCGAATCAAGAAGAAAAGCCGTTATCATCTGACAGCTGTTCACACTCTGATGTTAGTGCTAGAATAGCTTCTGATGCGACCAATGGTCCCGTTGTTTCCAAACCCTTGAAACCGAAACTAGAGCCGGTTCAATCTCCATACCGGTTGTCCGAAAGTGAAGAATCTGTTGTTGGTCAAACTCAAACTGTTGGACCTTCGTTAGCAATTGGAATGAAGGCTAAATCTGTAActgtaattaatgaagaaagtggtgacGGAGTGAAGAGACAGGGTCGTAGTGGAAGAGGCCCGTTAATCGCAAGGGCTAGCGGGGACAAGTTGGATAACACACCCATCGTTAAGCCAATTCGAACTAATAAGCCCGGTTCTGAGAAGAACGGAAG TAAGTCAGGGCGGCCTTTGAAAAAGCTCTCGGACCGCAAGGGGTTTTCACGTCTTGGCCATTTGCAGAATGGTGGTTCTGATTGTACAG GGAAATCTGATGATGACCGTGAAGAACTGTTGGCAGCTGCAAATTATGCTCGTAATGCTAGCT aTCTAGCATGTTCAAGTGCTTTCTGGAAAAAAATTGAACCTATATTTGCTCCTGTCAGTTCGAAAGATAAAACCTACTTATCTACACAG CTAAAAGAGCCTGATATTCAGGAAAACTTCCCTCAGTTTCATGGTCGTGCAAATAATGTTGCG ATGAACGTTACACATGAAATCTCGGTATATGATACAAATGGTTCTGGAGAAAGAAACATGCATGTGAAACATCAGGGAAGCGAGTCTTTTTCCGGAAGACTTGATTCGGATAAAACACCCAAAGAGTTCATCCCATTGTTTCAAAGAGTATTATCAGCACTCATTATAGACGAGTCCGTTAATGAATTCGAAGAAGAAGAAAATACCGAAAATATACCAGTTCAAGATACTTTTAATGATTCAGCTTACGATAATACATTTCACCATGATGATTTCGGTGAGCCTAGAAAGAAGGCTAGGAGAGAAGTTGAACAAGATACCGTGTTTCAAAGTGTTCATTCTGTGAAGTTGTCGTTTTCTAGCAACGGATGTACCACCGCCAACACTTTTAGAAGCCCTATCGTTAATGATTCTCCATGTGATGATGTGGCGATGGTTGGGATCTCAAACAATTTGGTCAACAGGCCACAAGTGATACACATGGAAGGTTTTGGCATTCCTTCATTTGATAATCATAATGAACAAATGCGTTTAGATGACAAACTTCTTTTGGAGCTCCACAGCATCGGTCTATATCCTGAGTTAGTG CCTAAGTTGGATGACAAAGAGGATGAAGCAATCAAGCAAGAAATCAACCAACTGAAGACAAGACTTCGACAACAG AATTATAAAAAGAAGGCATACTTGGAGAAAATATGTAGAAGTTTCGGAAGCAGCAGCGTAGGGCG AGATCTTGAGCAGCTTGCAATGGACAGACTGGTGGAGCTAGCTTACAGGAAACTTCTG GCTACTAGAGGACCTTCTAGAGGTGCGATTGCAAAGATTCCAAAGCATGTTGCGTTGGCATTTGGAAGGAGAACGCTTTCCAGGTGTCGTAAATTTTTGAAATCGGGTGTAAGTTGCTTTAACATGGCCCCACTTCGAGATATCCTTTTTGCTCCACCGGACATTGAGTTGGAGCCTCCCACCAAGTATATCGGATTCCAAAATCCCCACCCAGATTCAAGAATATCATCTG ATGAGGCTTTTGCCATAAACGGGCCAATATCAAACAGAGGAAAGAAGAAAGAGCTTTTACTGGACGACGTCAGCACTGGTTTTGGGGGGGCAACAGGAAAACGCGCATACCAGGGCGAGAGAAAAATGAAAGCAACAGGGGGTCAGATACCAAACCAATCAACAAGATCATTACACCCTGTACAGCCTTCCCTAATTAGGGAGAGTCGGTTAGAGCGCAGTAGCGTGACTCAAGAGAGTAACGGGGGGACTCAAGACATTGACCCGCTATTAGACCCGATTGATGAATTAGGGGTGGGTGGTCCTCAGGATCTGAGTTCTTTACTGAATTTTGACGATGAGGAATTACAAGACCATTTTTCAGCAGGACTTGAGATACCGATGGATGATCTTACTGAATTGAATATGTTTTGA
- the LOC110890670 gene encoding mitochondrial inner membrane protease subunit 2 isoform X1, producing MRSASFIWNVCKSSFTFGLIGLTVSDRFASVVPVRGLSMAPTFNPPNNSSSFGLFTDDHVLVEKRCLTDYKFSHGDVVVFCSPRNYKERQIKRITGMPGDWISVPFSYDAVKIPEGHCWVEGDNPTDSLDSRSFGPQIPLGLIRGRVTHILWPPQRVQKIDKKLPRSGLSF from the exons ATGAGAAGTGCTAGTTTTATCTGGAATGTCTGTAAATCATCATTCACATTTGGGTTAATAGGCCTAACCGTATCAGACCGTTTTGCTAGTGTTGTCCCTGTACGGGGGCTCTCTATGGCGCCTACATTTAATCCTCCAAATAACTCCTCTTCTTTCGGCTTATTTACTG ATGACCATGTCTTGGTAGAGAAACGTTGCTTGACGGATTACAAGTTTTCACACGGCGATGTTGTAGTTTTCTG CTCCCCACGAAATTATAAGGAGAGACAAATAAAACGTATAACTGGCATGCCGGGTGATTGGATCAGTGTTCCTTTCTCATATGACGCTGTGAAGATTCCTGAAGGTCATTGTTGGGTTGAAGGAGATAATCCAACTGACAGCTTGGACTCCAGATCCTTTGGCCCG CAGATTCCACTGGGGTTGATTCGTGGAAGGGTTACACACATTCTCTGGCCGCCTCAAAGAGTCCAGAAAATTGATAAAAAGCTTCCTCGGAGTGGACTTTCCTTCTAA
- the LOC110890670 gene encoding mitochondrial inner membrane protease subunit 2 isoform X2, whose product MRSASFIWNVCKSSFTFGLIGLTVSDRFASVVPVRGLSMAPTFNPPNNSSSFGLFTDDHVLVEKRCLTDYKFSHGDVVVFCSPRNYKERQIKRITGMPGDWISVPFSYDAVKIPEGHCWVEGDNPTDSLDSRSFGPIPLGLIRGRVTHILWPPQRVQKIDKKLPRSGLSF is encoded by the exons ATGAGAAGTGCTAGTTTTATCTGGAATGTCTGTAAATCATCATTCACATTTGGGTTAATAGGCCTAACCGTATCAGACCGTTTTGCTAGTGTTGTCCCTGTACGGGGGCTCTCTATGGCGCCTACATTTAATCCTCCAAATAACTCCTCTTCTTTCGGCTTATTTACTG ATGACCATGTCTTGGTAGAGAAACGTTGCTTGACGGATTACAAGTTTTCACACGGCGATGTTGTAGTTTTCTG CTCCCCACGAAATTATAAGGAGAGACAAATAAAACGTATAACTGGCATGCCGGGTGATTGGATCAGTGTTCCTTTCTCATATGACGCTGTGAAGATTCCTGAAGGTCATTGTTGGGTTGAAGGAGATAATCCAACTGACAGCTTGGACTCCAGATCCTTTGGCCCG ATTCCACTGGGGTTGATTCGTGGAAGGGTTACACACATTCTCTGGCCGCCTCAAAGAGTCCAGAAAATTGATAAAAAGCTTCCTCGGAGTGGACTTTCCTTCTAA